Genomic window (Sediminispirochaeta smaragdinae DSM 11293):
TGTACGAAGCACATAGGATACTTATTCCACGTTTCGATGTCGTTTCTCCATTTCCTCAGAGCTTACCTTACATCGTTTTTCCAGATCGAGAATCATCAGATCAAAAAGCATGAAAAGATGCTGCTCGAATAAACTTCCCATAGGCTGAATGGACGAAACCACCTCATCGGTTCCATTGAACACCATTGCCGGTACAAAAAGTACCTGGTCGGCCAGGGCCGAAGCGGCTTTCCCGGAAGGTGATCCAGTTACGACCAAAACCTTACACCCGCTTTTTTTTGCTTGTTCAATAACATAATTAATATGACCGATACGGGAACTTCCGTTGACGGCAATCAAAAGATCGTCTTCCTGCAGGCCCGGGGTGGTATCATCCCAGATCCAGTGAACCGTTTTCCCCACATGCATCAGGCGCATGGCAAAGGAACGAGCGGCAAGGCCCTCACGTCCTACACCGATGACAAAAATACGCTCATAGGATGCAATCAAAGCAACAGCAGCATCATATTGCTGCATATCCTGAGCAGCAAAAACCTCTCTATGCTCCTGCAAAATCGTTTCGGACAACTCTTTATACGTATCCATAATTCTTTCCTTCACACTCCTTCAACAATCCTTTCGCTTTTTTGCGATACCCACTTTTTCAGAAATCCTTCTGAACACCCGCCTTATGCGATCAGATTCTCTCGTCAGGCCCATAACCACAACCAACATCAGGCCCCAAATCATCTTCGTTGCATAGGGAGACAATTGCATGATGGTAAAAGAAGAAGAAAGCATCTGCATCAAGATTACCGCTATGACGATGCCAATAGTCCTTCCCCTGCCCCCCAGCGGATTAATACCGCCGATGACGCAAACGATCAGAGACTGTAAGAGATAGGCATCACCGTATCCGACCTTCGCGGAATTTACCCGGCTGATGATTGTCAGACCCGACAGACCGGCTAGTACTCCAATCATAGTAAACACGATGAAGATGATCCGATCATTATGAATTCCCGAAAACAAGGAAGCAACGGGACTCTCTCCACAAAGATAGATCTTTCGTCCAAGCCGTGACCGTTCCAAGAAAAGCCCCATGAGGAAAGCGACGATAATAAACATGATAAAGATGATGGGAACCCCTGCTATGGAGGCAATACCGATTTTGGTAAAGGCTTCAGGAAATCCGACAATGCTCTTCCCGCCGGTAATCGCCATACCGATCCCCGCATAGAGCGTCATGGTCCCCAAGGTCGCAATGAGCGAGGGAGCCCCGAAACGGGTAATCAATAATCCGTTGAAACTGCCCAAAGCAGCGGAAACAAGAATGGCTCCGATGATTGCCACAGGGATCTTCATGCCCTCCGGAATAAACGGAAGCCACTGTCCTGTCAGAACATGCGCGGCTAAAATCCCCGAAAGGTTTGCATTTGCGATGATGGAAAGGTCGATACCGCCCAGCAGAAACGCCAACATCATTCCCAAGGTAACAAAACCAAATTCCGGCATCTGAAATGCCATGGAGGAAAGATTTCGCCCCGAATACATGGCCCTGCCAAACACAATGGCAAAGACTACCAGCAATAAAATGGCGACACAGGACAGGGAGGTAGGATTTTTCTCAAAGGTCTTTTTTTCATATCTCATACCACACCTCCTTATATACTCGCATTAAAAATCAAGTGTTTTTGGTTCTTTTTCTTTTCCTGATAGGAAGTAACTGCAACGGAAATAATCAGGATGGCACCCACAAACAATTGGTTCCACGAGGATGTGAGGCCAAGAAAAATCAATGTTGAATTCAGGAGGTAGATAATAAAAATTCCCAAAAGGGCGCCTAAGATTCGTCCCTTTCCTCCGCTAATGCTGACACCGCCGATAATGACTCCCGCTACCACCATCAATTCATTTCCAACCATCTTATCGGGATATACTGCATTCACCTGGCATACATAGATCATGCCCGCACAACCGGCAAGAAGGCCCATATATCCATAGGCGACAATTCGCAAGAGGAGGGGCTTGTATCCAATTCGTTTCGTGGCTTCTTCAGAGTTTCCTAAGGCAACAATTCCCCGTCCCACTGTCGTGCGATAGATTAAAAAGTAGGTAAGCAACACCGCTCCGAGCACAAAAAGGATACTGGTGCTTAGCCCCACATCGCCAATATCCGTATGGACCTTAAATAGGGTTGAAGATCCGAAATTGGAATAGCTCGGCGGTAATCTTCCTCCGCCATAGGTTTTCGCGCCGATAAAGGTCGCCATAACGCCGTGGAAAAGATTCGACGTCCCAAGGGTGATAATGAATGGAGGAAGCCGCAACCAACTAACCAGTAAGGCGTTGATAATCCCCAAGCCGATGCCAACTCCCATGGAAATTGCAAAGGCAAGGAGAATACTGGAAGAACCCGTCGATACCAGGATCTTTGTCGCTGTATAGCTACCGAACAAGGCCATTGCCATAAAGGAAATATCAATGCCTCCACTCAGCATAACAACAAGCAGTCCCATTGCCAGCACCATGACGTAGGACGAGGAGCGAATGATATCGAACTGCGTATCAATATTGAAGAATCCGCTATTCACTACCCCAACCACAATGGAATAGATGAGGATGATAGCAAAGAGGGCCATTTCCGTATTGGTAATACCATTATGCCTTTTCAGCATATTGCTTCCTCCTTGCACCGAGGCTGATCAGTTCCTGCAATCTCTTCTCAATTCCTGCTTCATGTAGTTCGGAAGTACTTAAGGTCTTCGAAACCTTACCATTCGAGAAGACCACCACCTTGTTGCAGTTGGTGAGGATCTCCTCCACTTCATCAGAAATCAAGATGATACCGATACCCGATCCGGCAAGATTCTGGATGACATGGTAGATTTCGGCCTTAGAGCCAATATCTATCCCTACGGTCGGAGAGTCCATGATGAGTATAGTGGGATTGGTACGAATCCATTTGGCAATTGCAGCCTTTTGCTGATTTCCCCCGGACAGGTTTTCAATCAGTGTTGCGATCGACGGTGTCTTGATGTTCATTGATTTGACGCCCTCTTCAGCTATCTTTCGTTCCTTGCGCCAATCGAAAAAGCCCCTTTTCTCGGCCAAGGTATCTATCATGGCCGAAGAAATATTCTCACAAACCGTCTTCTGCAAGAATAGGCCTTGGGTGCTCCGATCTTCCGGTAATAATGCAATGCCATATTCCTTGGCAACTTGGGCATTTGCAATCGTACACTCCCTTCCATTCAGGGTGATGGTTCCACTTTTGGCAGGATTTAATCCAAATAGTGATAATGCAAATTCCG
Coding sequences:
- a CDS encoding ABC transporter permease yields the protein MLKRHNGITNTEMALFAIILIYSIVVGVVNSGFFNIDTQFDIIRSSSYVMVLAMGLLVVMLSGGIDISFMAMALFGSYTATKILVSTGSSSILLAFAISMGVGIGLGIINALLVSWLRLPPFIITLGTSNLFHGVMATFIGAKTYGGGRLPPSYSNFGSSTLFKVHTDIGDVGLSTSILFVLGAVLLTYFLIYRTTVGRGIVALGNSEEATKRIGYKPLLLRIVAYGYMGLLAGCAGMIYVCQVNAVYPDKMVGNELMVVAGVIIGGVSISGGKGRILGALLGIFIIYLLNSTLIFLGLTSSWNQLFVGAILIISVAVTSYQEKKKNQKHLIFNASI
- a CDS encoding ABC transporter permease, with product MRYEKKTFEKNPTSLSCVAILLLVVFAIVFGRAMYSGRNLSSMAFQMPEFGFVTLGMMLAFLLGGIDLSIIANANLSGILAAHVLTGQWLPFIPEGMKIPVAIIGAILVSAALGSFNGLLITRFGAPSLIATLGTMTLYAGIGMAITGGKSIVGFPEAFTKIGIASIAGVPIIFIMFIIVAFLMGLFLERSRLGRKIYLCGESPVASLFSGIHNDRIIFIVFTMIGVLAGLSGLTIISRVNSAKVGYGDAYLLQSLIVCVIGGINPLGGRGRTIGIVIAVILMQMLSSSFTIMQLSPYATKMIWGLMLVVVMGLTRESDRIRRVFRRISEKVGIAKKRKDC
- a CDS encoding SIS domain-containing protein, which encodes MDTYKELSETILQEHREVFAAQDMQQYDAAVALIASYERIFVIGVGREGLAARSFAMRLMHVGKTVHWIWDDTTPGLQEDDLLIAVNGSSRIGHINYVIEQAKKSGCKVLVVTGSPSGKAASALADQVLFVPAMVFNGTDEVVSSIQPMGSLFEQHLFMLFDLMILDLEKRCKVSSEEMEKRHRNVE